In Saccharicrinis fermentans DSM 9555 = JCM 21142, a genomic segment contains:
- a CDS encoding RICIN domain-containing protein — translation MMKNVFTVLFLFVAVTIVQAQVKEGVKYQIVNKSGRVLDVHKGSKDNGANVQLWDNNKSTGQQFTFINATGGYYYIKNVNSGKALDFYKGIDKRKTNVTQYQINLTDAQRFKIVNDKDGYVYIMTKGGNCLSSETVHGQKGSNVLLWSKNNVARWKLVEFKK, via the coding sequence ATGATGAAAAATGTTTTTACAGTGTTATTTCTTTTTGTTGCAGTAACCATTGTACAGGCACAAGTTAAAGAAGGTGTTAAATATCAAATTGTGAACAAGTCAGGACGAGTTCTCGATGTACACAAAGGTAGTAAAGACAATGGAGCTAATGTTCAGTTGTGGGATAATAATAAATCTACAGGTCAGCAGTTTACTTTTATAAATGCTACCGGAGGGTATTATTATATTAAAAATGTAAATTCAGGTAAGGCACTTGATTTTTATAAAGGAATTGATAAAAGAAAAACCAATGTCACTCAATATCAAATTAATCTTACTGATGCTCAAAGATTTAAGATTGTTAATGATAAAGATGGCTATGTTTATATCATGACAAAGGGTGGCAATTGTCTTTCGTCTGAAACGGTTCACGGTCAGAAAGGTTCTAACGTATTATTATGGTCTAAGAACAATGTGGCACGATGGAAGCTTGTTGAATTTAAAAAATAA
- a CDS encoding IS701 family transposase, protein MYLSEFQHHFKNRTKSNFDKATQYVEGLALSDLKNIERITETLNADYHKMQHFITESNWDARAVIDQIANQVDQSLPNQKLKGLLIDESGWVKKGDKSIGVDHQYCGNVGKTANSQVAVFGCLCTDKYAALVDTRLYLPRSWCTNNARCETAGIPKEDRVFKTKPELATDIVKHQLEMGIEFDYVGGDGLYGNDLAFTRSVEDMGLVYMLDIHSDQKIHLEKPELHIPERKSNRGRPPKRPKASTPSVNANEYIETLTNKDWKKLDIRDSAKGKLKGLFHFKTVYIWDKVQNIVEKRLLVISKRKTKQGVEIKYSFTNAELAQYTHQALAYMQAQRFFIEHSFKEQKQIVGLDQFQTRKWLSWHHQVALNLMVGSFMLKEKLLNQDEVPLLSARDIMDFMVYKFYREMTDERMLEKLQQRHEKRQRDIDLCYSKQ, encoded by the coding sequence GTGTATTTATCTGAATTTCAGCACCATTTTAAAAATAGAACAAAATCCAACTTCGACAAAGCTACTCAATACGTCGAAGGTCTAGCTTTAAGCGATTTGAAAAACATCGAACGCATCACTGAGACATTAAACGCAGACTACCATAAGATGCAGCATTTTATCACCGAATCCAATTGGGATGCAAGAGCTGTCATCGACCAAATAGCAAATCAGGTAGACCAATCACTCCCAAACCAAAAATTAAAAGGATTACTCATAGACGAAAGCGGATGGGTGAAAAAAGGTGACAAAAGCATTGGTGTTGATCACCAGTATTGCGGGAACGTTGGGAAGACTGCAAACTCGCAGGTTGCAGTTTTTGGTTGCTTGTGCACGGACAAATATGCAGCGTTGGTCGACACGAGACTGTACCTTCCAAGGTCATGGTGTACTAACAACGCCAGGTGTGAAACTGCTGGCATCCCCAAAGAGGACAGGGTTTTCAAGACAAAACCGGAGCTGGCTACAGATATTGTGAAGCACCAACTGGAAATGGGTATCGAGTTCGATTACGTTGGGGGGGATGGACTTTATGGCAATGACCTTGCGTTTACCCGTTCGGTTGAGGATATGGGTTTGGTGTACATGCTTGACATTCATAGCGATCAAAAAATCCACCTTGAAAAACCAGAACTACATATTCCAGAGCGAAAGAGCAATCGTGGGCGCCCACCCAAAAGGCCGAAGGCAAGCACCCCATCGGTAAACGCTAACGAATATATAGAAACGCTTACAAACAAGGACTGGAAAAAGCTTGACATTCGTGATTCTGCCAAGGGAAAGCTGAAGGGATTGTTCCATTTTAAGACAGTTTACATTTGGGATAAGGTTCAGAACATTGTTGAGAAACGGTTGCTGGTCATTTCGAAAAGAAAGACAAAGCAGGGAGTAGAAATAAAATATTCGTTCACTAACGCAGAACTTGCTCAATACACGCATCAGGCGCTGGCATACATGCAGGCACAACGCTTTTTCATTGAGCATAGCTTCAAAGAGCAAAAACAGATAGTAGGCTTGGATCAGTTCCAAACCCGCAAATGGCTGTCATGGCATCACCAAGTAGCCCTCAACTTAATGGTGGGCAGCTTTATGCTGAAAGAAAAACTATTGAATCAAGACGAAGTCCCATTGTTGTCGGCAAGAGACATTATGGATTTTATGGTATACAAATTTTATCGTGAAATGACCGATGAACGGATGCTGGAAAAACTGCAGCAGCGACATGAAAAGCGACAGCGTGACATAGACCTCTGTTATTCAAAGCAATAA
- a CDS encoding toxin-antitoxin system YwqK family antitoxin, whose amino-acid sequence MKTKTLCAILFIFTKTIYINAQIDTLYYNSYWYETIKERAEYFRPKPVKNNDFFLINNYFISGELEMSAQSSSIEEDIFEGEVRWYYKSGKLKETANYKNGLMEGYVCQYDSTGQLLAKCLYKDNKAYHGIYYTQKKDISVFSHIKNGISTLDEITDINAQGKAKIMVELLNDHYQQKIFNIKGEYIGKGEFDQDGHKKNGIFADIMFRPMQIFSLEYVTEGKVDSTCYFYRNGLIKQITKGEGDNKTDTYFDQSGKQMGTLHYKGKYPYEGLKLEFPVNMHVYCDHVSRYMKYKNGYLHGQYIEYHTNGLPREVGQYTEGDKDGLFKYYDEQGNLYCEGWFKKGKKMNGEFGSYTNYLDKKIYKDGTFIEGYTHHKNGVLKEHVIIDSLRLYYDKQGNEIARSSDKNNRVYNGTSARFRNNGNIDSKNFYRNGRLFKTLKYRKYDGSLKLEYYYEDGRKTKGIAYYSSGEIFAKIESPNSNLEKWTYFSKEGHVIAIFEKRDHVKNGDLYDFDNDIIDNITRYRNDTVVYKKQFTSGGNVLYEADFNGSVKYYNKWGKVIAQGSYRDGQPYDGTFYTYDHDLHVKKIFHMKNGVKKNL is encoded by the coding sequence ATGAAGACTAAAACATTATGTGCTATTTTATTTATATTCACTAAAACTATTTATATAAATGCACAAATCGACACGCTTTATTATAACAGTTATTGGTACGAAACAATAAAAGAAAGAGCTGAATATTTTAGACCAAAACCAGTTAAAAACAATGACTTTTTTTTGATAAATAACTATTTCATCAGTGGCGAATTAGAGATGTCAGCCCAATCCTCCTCCATAGAAGAAGATATTTTCGAGGGTGAAGTAAGGTGGTATTACAAATCCGGAAAGCTGAAAGAAACTGCCAATTACAAAAATGGTTTAATGGAAGGATATGTATGCCAATACGATTCCACAGGACAACTTTTGGCAAAATGCCTCTATAAAGACAACAAAGCTTACCATGGAATTTACTATACCCAAAAAAAAGATATCAGTGTTTTTAGTCATATTAAAAATGGCATATCTACATTAGATGAAATAACAGACATCAATGCGCAGGGCAAGGCAAAAATTATGGTTGAACTGCTGAATGATCACTACCAGCAGAAGATATTCAATATCAAAGGTGAATATATTGGTAAAGGTGAATTTGACCAAGATGGCCATAAAAAGAACGGGATATTTGCCGATATAATGTTCAGACCCATGCAAATATTTAGTTTAGAATATGTAACAGAGGGCAAAGTGGATTCTACATGCTATTTTTATAGAAATGGTTTGATTAAACAAATAACTAAGGGTGAAGGTGATAACAAAACAGACACCTACTTCGATCAATCAGGTAAACAAATGGGTACATTACACTACAAAGGTAAGTATCCTTATGAGGGTTTAAAACTTGAATTTCCGGTTAATATGCATGTTTATTGTGACCATGTGTCCCGTTATATGAAATACAAAAACGGTTATTTACATGGTCAATACATCGAATACCACACCAATGGTCTGCCTCGCGAAGTTGGTCAATATACCGAAGGAGATAAAGATGGCCTTTTTAAATATTACGATGAGCAGGGTAATTTATATTGTGAAGGCTGGTTTAAAAAAGGGAAAAAAATGAATGGTGAATTTGGTTCATATACCAACTACTTGGATAAAAAAATATACAAAGATGGGACGTTTATAGAAGGATATACACATCATAAAAATGGGGTACTTAAAGAACATGTCATCATAGATTCATTGCGCCTATATTATGACAAACAAGGAAACGAAATTGCACGATCAAGCGATAAGAATAACCGCGTTTATAATGGGACAAGTGCCCGTTTTAGAAACAATGGTAATATCGACAGTAAAAACTTCTACCGAAACGGACGTTTATTTAAGACGCTAAAATATAGAAAATATGATGGAAGTTTAAAGCTGGAATACTACTACGAAGATGGGAGAAAAACAAAAGGAATTGCATATTATTCAAGCGGTGAAATATTTGCAAAGATTGAAAGTCCGAATAGTAATCTTGAAAAATGGACCTATTTTAGCAAAGAGGGTCATGTAATAGCTATTTTTGAAAAGAGAGACCATGTAAAAAATGGCGACCTATACGACTTTGACAATGACATCATTGATAATATTACCCGCTACAGAAACGACACCGTCGTATACAAAAAACAATTTACTTCTGGGGGCAATGTATTATATGAAGCAGATTTTAACGGGTCTGTTAAATATTATAACAAATGGGGAAAAGTAATAGCACAAGGAAGCTATCGCGATGGCCAACCTTACGATGGAACCTTTTACACTTACGACCATGATCTTCACGTCAAAAAGATATTCCACATGAAAAATGGGGTAAAAAAGAACTTATAG